GTGCCGCTGCAAATTGAAAATACTGTCTTAAACAGCAAGGTCAGGAAGTTCCTGGAGTGCTCCGGTTACAGCCCCGAATACAAAAACCAGCTCTGGACCAGCAATTTTATGGCCCGCGAAGTCGAAAGCATATCGGGCCTGGCCGCGTCGCAGGACCTGGACTGCATGGAAGAGGTGGACTTCTGGGGGGGCTCATTCCGGGGCGACGACCTCATAGACAAGATGATGTACCTCGACGCAAAGCTCATGCTCGCCGACATGTACCTCGTCAAGGTGGACAGGGCCAGCATGATGAACTCGCTTGAGGTCCGCTCTCCCTTTCTCGACCAGGAGGTCGTGGCCCTCGCATGCAGGATGCCTTCCGGGGACAAGGTCCGCGGGCTTACAACAAAACGGGCGCTCAGGCGGCTTGCGCTCAAGTACCTGCCTGAGGAGCTAGTCTACAGGAAGAAGAAGGGGTTCGGTCTCCCAATCGCCAGATGGCTCAGGGAAGGACGGCTCAAGGAGGTCGAGGAGATGCTGGCCTCATCGGCCGCGCCGTTCATAAATAGAAAGGCCGCCCTGGGACTTCTGAACGAGCATAAAAGCGGCGGCGCGGACAATTCAGGGAAGATCTGGAACATCTACGTCCTGCTGCGCTGGTACGAGGGATATGGAAGGTAAGCTCGTCTCGATCATAATACCGACCTACAACAGGAAGAGACAGGTACTTGCCTGCATCGAGTCCCTGATGGACTCGGACTACCCTTCGTTCGAGGTCATCGTCGTGGATAACGCCTCCGAGGACGGCACTGCCGAGGCGGTCGAGACCTCATTCCCTTCGGTCAGGGTCGTAAGGCTCGGGCACAATACCGGCGCGGTTACCGGCAGGAACGAGGGCATAAGGCGCGCAAAAGGCAGTTATCTCTGTTTTGTGGACAGCGACAACCTTCTCCATAGGGACTTCCTCCGGGAGCTCGTAAGGGCTGCGGAACGCGACCCCGGAACAGGGTTCGTCGGCCCAAAGATGTATTTCCGCTCCGACCCCCGGAGGATATGGTACGCGGGAGTCGAAATAGACCACCGCACCAGCAGGACGAGTTACAGGGGGCTTAATGAGATCGACACCGGCAAATACGACAGGGAGGAGGAGGTGCACCATATCCCCAACGTATGGCTCGTGAAGCGGGAGGTCGTGGACGCGATAGGCGGCATGGACCCCGCTTATGTGATGACCTACGGCGAGGCGGAATGGGCGGCGCGGGCAAGGCTCGCGGGGTTCAAGGTGCTCTTCTGCCCGAGCGCGGTCGTATACCACGATATTCCGCTACCGGGGGAGAAAAAGGGGCTCAGGGCCAGGATAGGCTTCGACAGCCCCTACAGGATCTACTATGCGGCAAGGAACCGGGTGCTCTACATGAGGAAGTTCGCGAAAAGAGGCGACTACCTCGCGTTCCTTCTTTTCTACAATAACCTTTTCCTTCTCTGGTACTGCGGCCTGCTCGCGGCCTCAGGCCGGTTCGACCTTCTGAAGGCCTACATAAAGGGCTATTTAAGCGGGATCACAAACCGGAGCATGCTTCAGAAGCCCTCGGCCTGACGTCCGGGCCTCGGCAAGGGAGAAAATGGAAGCGCGGATACTTGTCTGCATACCGAGCTACAGGAACCCCGAAAGGCTCAAGGAATGCCTCGCGCGCGTCAGCTCTATCGACCGGCGCGGCCGGACGGTCGAGACACTCGTCGTCGACAGCGGAACCGACCCGGCTGAGCTTGAGAAGGTAGTCGGCCATTTCGAAAATGTCGAGCTTGTCACTATGGAGAACAGGGGATACGTGGGCTGCGTGAACGCGGGGCTCCGCCGCGCAATCGAGAACGGCTTCGAATACATGCTCGTCGTGACGGACGACGCCCGCGTGGAAAGCGGCATCCTGGACGGGCTTATGCCACCCCTCGCAGCGGACGAGCGGGCAGCCATAAGCGGGTGCAAGATAATTCATGTCTCAAAAGACCGTGAGGGCGGGGTGAAAAAGGTCGTCATGCCAGGCGGCTTTCTCGGGCACTGGGCCTTTCCCAGGAGCAGGAACATACCCGAGGACTCGACTGAGCTTGCCGAATGCGACTGGGTGAACGGGGCCGTCCTCGCCATGAAAGTGCGGGTCTTCCGTGAAATAGGCCTCCTCGACGAATCGTTTTTCATGTACTTCGACGAGCTCGACCTGGGGCTCAAGCTCAAGAGGGCGGGCTACCACGCGATCTACAATCCCCGGGTCAGGGTCGTCCACGAGTCGGGGAGCGGCTTTTACGGCATAACATCGGGCAAGGGCGGGGCATACGCGAGGTATTACCTTACGAGGAACGTGGCGCTCCTGTATTACAAGAAGTCCCTCGCGAGCTTCGTCTATTTCCTGCCGTATTATCTGGTCATCTCGGCCCTTCGCTCTGCCGTATTGACGCTCAGGGGCAGGCCGGACTGCGGCCTTGCAGTGCTCCGGGGCGTGAAGGACTTTTTCGCCTGGAACCTGGGTCGGGGGCCTTATTAGGCTGGCTTGAAAATGGGTGCTGTGAATTCAAAGAAAACGACCTTGCCTGTAGAGAGCTGTCCGCTTTGCGGCGAGAAGGAAACTTCCCGCGGCTTCATGAACTTCGACAGGCTCCACAGTCTGCCCGGCTCCTTTCCCGTTAGAGAGTGTTCCGGCTGCTCTTCCCTTTACCTCAAGGAAGCCCCACGCGACCCAGGAGCATACTATCCGGAGGGAGAATACTATTCCACCTACGAGAGCAACACGAGCGAGCTCAGGGCCAAAAGAAAGCTCATAGAGCTCTTCTACTCCGGCGGCAGAAACCGGGGTCTTCTTTACCTGCTCCTCTACCCGCTGAGGGGCAGGGTGCAGGGCGTACCCGATTACGTACCGGGCGGCAGGGTCCTCGATATCGGCTGCGGGTTCGGCCTTCTACTGGACCTCCTCAAGGAGGCCGGATGGGAGACCCACGGCATAGATATAAGCGCGAGGGCGATCGAGCTTGTCAAAAAAAAAGGGCACAACGGGGTCTCCGGTGAGCTCAAGGCCGGGCACTTCGATTCCGGGTACTTCGATGCGGTGATCATGAGCCATTCGATAGAGCACCTGAAATCTCCCAGGGAATATCTCTCGCTCGCGCACGAGATGCTCAGGCCCGGAGGCCAGATCATAGTCCTTGCCCCAAATGCCCGTTCGCTCGGGTTCAGGTTCTTCGGCAGGGCGTGGGCCCCCATCGAGACGCCGAGGCACCTTTTCGTACCATCACCAAAGGCCATGACGGGGCTTCTGAAGGACGCCGGTTTCAAAACCGAGTCCCTGAAATACACGGGCTCCAACTGGTCCCAGAGCCTGGACTATCTTCTTAACGGAAGATATAGGCCGGGGTCCTTTTTTTACAAGCCGTTCGTAAGCCTACCCCTTGAGGCGCTCGCGCAGGCGCTGAATCTCCTGCACCTCGGCGATTCTTTCCAGATAAAAGCGAGGAAGGGGCCTTCCGATGCTCGATAGGCGGGACTTGAAAAAAAGGCTCATCGCAGCGGCCTTCATCCTTGCGCTTCCCCTGCCCTCTTTATTCTGGCTACCGAAAGGGAGCGTGCTCGCGCACGGCCCTGTATATCCCTGGCCCGATGCCGCGGGGCTCTTTGATATTTCAACAGGACACCTTTTCGCATGGGTAGAGAGTAGCGGGTTCGGGGGTCCAAATACCGAGCCGGCGGGTTTTCTTTTTTATCTCTATGCCGGGGCGCTCTCATTTCTATTTGGAGACACGCACCTTGCCCAGTCGTTTTCCCTCTATTTAGGCTACGCGGGCTGCATGGCGGGTGCCTACTTCCTTTCGCGCACACTCGGCCTCGGAAGAACGCCGTCCCTTGCGGCCGCCGGGGTTTATATTCTGAACCCGATAATCTTTTCCGGAATGCCTACCGAGCCGCTTAATCCGCGCCTCCTTCCGTATCACGCCGGGGCGCCCGTGGTGCTTGCCATTGCGGTCCGCGTCATAAACGGAGAAGCCCTCCGGAAAAACATCGCGCTCTTCGCGATCGCGGCCCTCTTCCTCGGCTCCCCCGGATATTCAAGCCTCCAGTACTTCGTCCTGCAGCTCTTCTTGATAGCGATATATTCTGCATGCCGCCTTCTACGCGAAGAAGGCGGCGAATGGGCAGGCACGGCAATGCGTACGGCGCTCGTTCTGCTTGTCTTTTTCATGATTAATATGTACTGGCTCGGGCTTTTCCTTTTCGACCTGGGCGACGCGTACGCGAGCAGGCTCGAGCCTGGGTTCTCGGATGCCGACCTCCTGAGGGGGTTCGGCCTCGATTTCATAAACGGGCTCATGATGCTCCCGGTCCCGGAGCTTTCAAATTCCTTCCCGTGGGTCGCGGAGTATTACAGGACAGCCACGCTTGCGGCCCTCTTTTTTTTCGTATCGATAGCCGGGCTCAGCTTCCTTTCAAAGGAAGGCAGGGAGAAGGCTATTTTCCCTGGCATGGCCGCCGCGCTCTCTCTTTTTCTGGCCAAAGGCACCAAAGCCCCTTTCGACTCGCTAGGGGAGGCCATCTTTCTGTCGCACCCGTATATTACAAGGCTTTTCAGAAATCCCTCTTACTTCGAGCTGGTTACGGTCCTTGCGTTTTCGCTCCTCATGGGGATAGGGACGGGGTTAGTAATGAAGAAGGCGCGTGCGCACTCATTCAAGGCTGCAGCCGCAGCAATGGCAACGCTGGCGGCGTCGGGAATCATTTACGGAAGACCATTCTTCAGCGGAAGTGTCATTGAGAGCGGTGAAAAGGCGCTATCATCCCAGTTCAATTACGTGCCCGACTATTACCTTGAGCTGAGCAGCGCGTTGAGGAATGACGAAGAGACTTCAAGGATAATGGCCGTGCCCGCCTTTACCCGCCAGGACTGGTTTGTCGCGTACGGATGGGAAAGGAGTTTCCTGGGCGGGCAATTCCTGAACCTCTGGTCCGGAAAGCCGCTCATCCGATCCATCTATCCGGGTAGCGCCGGGGTAAACCCCCTTTTCGATTCAGCCATGAGCCCGGAGCTCGCATTCATCTCGCCCGAGGCCTGGCTGTGGCTAATGAGGGTCGGAGGCGTGAAATATGTGACCCTCCACGGCGACACGGATACGAAGCTCCTGCGTTCGTATGATAAAAGGCTCGGAGACACGGAGGGCATATACAGGTTCATAAGGAACTCGCCGCATATCGAAAAAACCGGCGACTTCGGGCCCATAGAGCTTTACGCTCTCAGGAGCGGACTAAGGCTTCCCAAGGTATATGCATCCGATGGGTTCGACCTGGTCGAGGAGATGCCTTTCGAGGAATCCCTTCCCCTGCTTTCATTTATAAGCTCCCGTGAAAGGCCTTTGATCGCGTTCTCGATGCAGCAGCCCCCGGGAGTCCTCGAAAAGATAAAGGCCTCAGGCCTGGTCAGAGGCGTGCTCGCCCCCTCGGATACCCTCTCGGTGAAATCCTATGCCTCTCCGTCGTCGCTTACGGAAAGCAAGTCGGCCGTCAGCTCTTTCGTAATCTCCGCTCCCGGCGGGTTTCAGAAGAGCCGCGTCTTTTACGACACCGATCCCGGCGAATACAAGAAAATATCCTTTCCGGGCGGCGAAGGACAGGCCAGGCTTTCAGTTGCCGTGATGCCAAAATACCGCGCATTCGCGTTCAATGAAGATTTTACGGCAGCAGCGCGAAATTTCGAAACCACCGGGAAACTGCTCTCGCTCTACGCGCCTGAAGACGATGGAACGGGCGCACAGTTTCCAGACGACCGCTTCAGGGCCGTAAGGAGCGGAGGGAAGATAAGCGTCATAAACCATTCGGCAAAAACGGCTGTTGCGGACCTAGGCCTCGCTCTAATGCCGCTTTCCGAAACTGAAGAGATAAGGGCGTACATAAACGGAAGAGAGTCCATTTCCGATAATGGCAACTCCCAAATAGGGGCGCTGGCACCGGTCGAGTTGGAAATTAAAGGGGTGCTCCTATTTCCGGGCAGTAACGAACTGAGGATATACCTGAAGGAACCGGGACCGCCGGATGAAAAGATGGCCCGCCCCATCTTCGGCCTCGGGAGGCTCCTTCGCATATCGGTCCTCGAAAAAGACCTCGAATTCCCGGAAGACGGCGTTATTGAAAGACCTCTATCGGCTTCGCCTGAGGGCATAGGTTTTCTCCCCGGCGCCCGGTGCGTGGACGGATATCTTGCGAGCTTTGCGAGGGACGTAGGCATGGCAGACCTTGAAAGGTTTCCTATCTTCTCGATGGAATATGCCCTAGAAGCGCATCCGGGGCAGGGTATCGAGGTCTCGTTCATGCTGGACACAAACGGAGACGGGAAGGCGGACGCCTCAATAAGCAAAGCGCTCCGGGCCAGGGCGTCAGGAAGGCCCGAAAGGTCCAGGACGGACGTTATGGGACTTCTTC
The genomic region above belongs to Deltaproteobacteria bacterium and contains:
- a CDS encoding class I SAM-dependent methyltransferase; the encoded protein is MNFDRLHSLPGSFPVRECSGCSSLYLKEAPRDPGAYYPEGEYYSTYESNTSELRAKRKLIELFYSGGRNRGLLYLLLYPLRGRVQGVPDYVPGGRVLDIGCGFGLLLDLLKEAGWETHGIDISARAIELVKKKGHNGVSGELKAGHFDSGYFDAVIMSHSIEHLKSPREYLSLAHEMLRPGGQIIVLAPNARSLGFRFFGRAWAPIETPRHLFVPSPKAMTGLLKDAGFKTESLKYTGSNWSQSLDYLLNGRYRPGSFFYKPFVSLPLEALAQALNLLHLGDSFQIKARKGPSDAR
- a CDS encoding glycosyltransferase family 2 protein: MEARILVCIPSYRNPERLKECLARVSSIDRRGRTVETLVVDSGTDPAELEKVVGHFENVELVTMENRGYVGCVNAGLRRAIENGFEYMLVVTDDARVESGILDGLMPPLAADERAAISGCKIIHVSKDREGGVKKVVMPGGFLGHWAFPRSRNIPEDSTELAECDWVNGAVLAMKVRVFREIGLLDESFFMYFDELDLGLKLKRAGYHAIYNPRVRVVHESGSGFYGITSGKGGAYARYYLTRNVALLYYKKSLASFVYFLPYYLVISALRSAVLTLRGRPDCGLAVLRGVKDFFAWNLGRGPY
- a CDS encoding glycosyltransferase family 2 protein yields the protein MEGKLVSIIIPTYNRKRQVLACIESLMDSDYPSFEVIVVDNASEDGTAEAVETSFPSVRVVRLGHNTGAVTGRNEGIRRAKGSYLCFVDSDNLLHRDFLRELVRAAERDPGTGFVGPKMYFRSDPRRIWYAGVEIDHRTSRTSYRGLNEIDTGKYDREEEVHHIPNVWLVKREVVDAIGGMDPAYVMTYGEAEWAARARLAGFKVLFCPSAVVYHDIPLPGEKKGLRARIGFDSPYRIYYAARNRVLYMRKFAKRGDYLAFLLFYNNLFLLWYCGLLAASGRFDLLKAYIKGYLSGITNRSMLQKPSA